In the genome of Porphyrobacter sp. ULC335, one region contains:
- a CDS encoding AHH domain-containing protein, which translates to MQASGRTANLTVVTFRSVNAPGTADYDPGLQRHHLLPCQLLSQRCFGRMFADVGRARIGFDDFRYNGLLMPSTEGASLRTGMPLHRGPHHRYNEVVIARVGRIEAQWSLARRRNDEDALGEALFRLHLLQGALRRQLLAQRRRVVLNRRDPLGTGFDFSELDAMAEALWMAE; encoded by the coding sequence ATGCAGGCTTCGGGTCGCACCGCCAACCTGACTGTTGTTACCTTCCGCTCGGTGAATGCGCCGGGCACGGCAGACTACGACCCCGGATTGCAGCGCCATCACCTGCTGCCCTGCCAACTGCTATCGCAACGCTGCTTCGGGCGGATGTTTGCCGACGTGGGGCGGGCGCGGATCGGGTTCGATGATTTCCGCTACAACGGCTTGCTGATGCCCTCGACCGAGGGCGCGTCGCTGCGCACGGGAATGCCGCTGCACCGCGGTCCGCATCATCGTTACAACGAAGTGGTGATCGCACGCGTCGGCCGGATCGAGGCGCAGTGGTCCCTCGCGCGCCGACGGAATGACGAAGACGCACTCGGCGAAGCCTTGTTCCGCCTGCATCTGCTGCAAGGCGCGTTGCGGCGGCAATTGCTCGCGCAGCGCCGGCGGGTCGTGCTGAATCGCAGGGACCCGCTCGGCACCGGCTTTGACTTCAGCGAACTCGACGCAATGGCCGAAGCGCTGTGGATGGCGGAGTAA
- the phoB gene encoding phosphate regulon transcriptional regulator PhoB, with amino-acid sequence MSAAKLLLVEDDPALSELLEYRFQNEGYAVRCTGDGDEALMLAAEEVPDLIILDWMIEGTSGIEVCRRLRRDKETAHVPIIMLTAREAEDDRVRGLETGADDYLTKPFSPRELLARVAAVMRRIRPALAGETIEVGDLKLDPVAHKVQRRGRALQLGPTEYRLLKFFMESPGRVFSRGQLLDGVWGTGSDIELRTVDVHIRRLRKAIGIDGAKDPIRTVRSAGYALEPI; translated from the coding sequence ATGTCCGCCGCCAAACTGTTGCTGGTCGAAGACGATCCCGCCCTGTCCGAGCTGCTCGAATACCGTTTCCAGAACGAAGGCTACGCCGTGCGCTGCACCGGCGATGGTGACGAAGCGCTGATGCTCGCCGCCGAGGAGGTGCCTGATCTCATCATCCTGGACTGGATGATCGAGGGCACCAGCGGGATCGAGGTCTGCCGCCGGTTGCGCCGCGACAAGGAAACGGCGCATGTCCCGATCATCATGCTCACCGCGCGCGAGGCCGAGGATGACCGGGTGCGCGGGCTGGAAACCGGGGCTGACGATTACCTCACAAAACCCTTTTCCCCCCGCGAGTTACTGGCCCGCGTCGCCGCGGTGATGCGCCGCATCCGCCCCGCTCTCGCCGGCGAAACCATCGAGGTCGGCGACCTCAAGCTCGATCCCGTCGCGCACAAGGTCCAGCGCCGCGGCCGCGCCCTGCAGCTTGGCCCGACGGAATATCGCCTGCTCAAGTTCTTCATGGAGAGCCCGGGCCGGGTGTTCAGCCGCGGCCAATTGCTTGACGGCGTTTGGGGCACAGGATCGGACATCGAACTGCGCACGGTGGACGTCCACATCCGCCGCCTGCGCAAGGCGATCGGCATTGACGGGGCAAAGGACCCGATCCGCACCGTCCGGTCGGCAGGTTACGCGCTCGAGCCGATTTAG
- a CDS encoding NAD(P)H-dependent flavin oxidoreductase, translating to MPLPAPFDRLRLPLIGSPLFIVSGPELVIAQCKAGIIGSFPALNARPQSQLDEWLHQITEELAAHNRAHPDRPAAPFAVNQIVHKTNDRVDADMATCEKWQVPMIITSLGAREDIYTAVRNWGGVTMHDVINNRFAHKAIEKGATGLIPVAAGAGGHAGALSPFALMQEIREWFDGLVALSGSVGHGATILAAQALRADFAYAGSAFIATKEANAAEGYKQGIVEGSSEGIVYTNLFTGVHGNYLRSSIEAAGMDPDNLPVSDPSKMNFGSGGNTKAKAWKDIWGSGQGIGPIKEVGTVEDLVARFEREYHAAKAQLLANSGYASWGAMAEAAE from the coding sequence CGCGCAGTGCAAGGCGGGGATCATCGGCAGCTTTCCGGCGCTGAACGCCCGGCCGCAGTCGCAGCTGGATGAATGGCTCCACCAGATCACCGAGGAACTGGCCGCCCACAACCGCGCGCATCCTGATCGTCCGGCTGCGCCCTTCGCGGTCAACCAGATCGTCCACAAGACCAACGACCGCGTCGATGCCGACATGGCGACGTGCGAGAAGTGGCAGGTGCCGATGATCATCACCTCGCTGGGTGCGCGCGAGGACATCTACACCGCCGTGCGCAACTGGGGCGGCGTGACGATGCACGACGTCATCAACAACCGCTTTGCCCACAAGGCGATCGAAAAGGGCGCAACCGGCCTGATCCCGGTGGCGGCGGGCGCTGGCGGTCACGCGGGCGCGCTGTCGCCCTTCGCGCTGATGCAGGAAATCCGCGAGTGGTTCGACGGGCTCGTCGCGCTGTCCGGTAGCGTCGGCCACGGGGCGACGATCCTTGCAGCACAAGCCCTGCGTGCCGACTTCGCCTATGCCGGCAGCGCCTTCATCGCCACCAAGGAAGCCAACGCTGCCGAAGGTTACAAGCAAGGCATCGTCGAGGGCTCGTCCGAAGGGATCGTCTACACCAACCTCTTCACCGGCGTGCACGGCAACTACCTGCGCTCCTCGATCGAGGCGGCGGGGATGGACCCGGACAACCTGCCCGTCAGCGATCCCAGCAAGATGAACTTCGGCAGCGGCGGCAACACCAAGGCCAAGGCGTGGAAGGATATCTGGGGCTCCGGTCAGGGCATCGGCCCGATCAAGGAAGTCGGCACGGTCGAAGACCTCGTCGCCCGGTTCGAGCGCGAATATCACGCCGCCAAGGCGCAACTGCTCGCCAATTCGGGCTATGCCTCGTGGGGCGCAATGGCCGAAGCGGCAGAGTAA
- the pstB gene encoding phosphate ABC transporter ATP-binding protein PstB, with translation MADENAKIRARDVCVFYGDKKAIDHVSIDISPNYVTAFIGPSGCGKSTFLRCFNRMNDTIGAAKVTGLIELDGEDIHGNRMDVVQLRARVGMVFQKPNPFPKTIYENIAYGPRIHGLAEKKADLDVVVERSLTRAGLWDEVKDRLEDSGTALSGGQQQRLCIARAIAVDPEVILMDEPASALDPIATAKIEELIDDLSGRYAIVIVTHSMQQAARVSQRTAFFHLGKMVEYGPTSEIFTNPIEERTKDYITGRYG, from the coding sequence ATGGCCGACGAAAACGCGAAGATTCGCGCGCGTGACGTTTGCGTCTTCTACGGCGACAAGAAGGCGATCGATCATGTGTCGATCGACATCTCGCCCAATTACGTCACGGCTTTCATCGGCCCGTCGGGCTGCGGGAAGTCCACCTTCCTGCGGTGCTTCAACCGCATGAACGACACGATCGGTGCGGCCAAGGTGACCGGGCTGATTGAGCTGGACGGCGAGGACATCCACGGCAACCGCATGGACGTGGTGCAATTGCGCGCCCGTGTCGGCATGGTGTTCCAGAAGCCCAACCCCTTCCCCAAGACCATCTACGAAAACATCGCCTATGGCCCCCGCATCCACGGGCTGGCCGAGAAGAAGGCCGATCTCGACGTGGTGGTCGAACGCTCGCTCACCCGCGCGGGCCTGTGGGACGAGGTCAAGGACCGGCTCGAGGATTCGGGCACCGCGCTGTCCGGCGGCCAGCAGCAGCGCCTGTGCATTGCCCGCGCCATCGCGGTTGACCCCGAGGTCATCCTGATGGACGAACCGGCAAGCGCGCTCGATCCGATTGCGACCGCCAAGATCGAGGAACTGATCGATGATCTGTCCGGACGCTACGCCATCGTGATCGTCACCCACTCGATGCAGCAGGCCGCGCGCGTGAGTCAGCGCACGGCCTTCTTCCACCTCGGCAAGATGGTGGAATACGGCCCGACCTCAGAGATCTTCACCAATCCGATCGAAGAGCGTACCAAAGACTATATCACCGGAAGGTACGGCTGA
- a CDS encoding extensin family protein, translated as MPRTRSNKHFRAARLAIIALVLLTGAIAGWQWLLVHPQHNPWAPLDLRDPPGWATRTKLARLKGDVDECRAVLARSDVAFTALPATGVGDCARTDRTRLGEYPLAPDTPAVTCPVAAALEIWRRDSVAPAARDILGSELARIEHLGAFSCRRMYGGAEGPWSEHATANAIDIAAFVLEDGQRISVLKDWDGTEAEKRFLRTVRDGACGSFATVLSPEYNAAHADHFHLDQDDRWAGVCR; from the coding sequence ATGCCCCGCACCCGATCAAACAAGCATTTCCGCGCTGCCCGTCTTGCCATCATCGCGCTGGTGCTGCTGACAGGAGCAATAGCGGGGTGGCAGTGGTTGCTGGTGCATCCGCAGCACAATCCATGGGCGCCGCTCGACCTGCGCGATCCTCCGGGATGGGCAACCCGCACCAAACTCGCAAGGCTCAAGGGCGATGTGGACGAGTGCCGCGCCGTGCTTGCCCGCAGCGACGTTGCTTTTACGGCGCTTCCGGCAACCGGGGTGGGGGATTGCGCGCGCACAGATCGCACCCGGCTTGGCGAATATCCCCTCGCCCCCGATACGCCCGCGGTTACCTGCCCGGTTGCCGCAGCGCTGGAGATATGGCGGCGCGACAGCGTGGCCCCCGCCGCACGCGACATTCTGGGCAGCGAACTTGCCCGGATCGAGCACCTCGGCGCCTTTTCCTGCCGCAGGATGTATGGCGGCGCAGAGGGCCCTTGGAGCGAGCACGCCACCGCCAACGCCATCGACATCGCTGCCTTCGTGCTGGAGGACGGGCAGCGGATCAGCGTGCTGAAGGACTGGGACGGAACGGAGGCGGAAAAGCGGTTCCTGCGCACCGTCCGGGATGGCGCATGCGGCAGCTTCGCCACCGTTCTCTCACCCGAATACAACGCCGCCCACGCCGACCACTTCCACCTCGACCAGGATGATCGCTGGGCGGGGGTGTGCCGCTAG
- a CDS encoding flavodoxin family protein — translation MDDGPPEPRLLIVWHSRTGASAALAHAAAEGAGGAAWFVSADEATPDMLLAADGYIFCCPENLGSMSGLMKEMFDRAYYPVLGRIEGRPYATIIAAGSDGEGAQRQIDRIVTGWRLRRVAEPLIVNLGAQTPEAIAAPKQVAPEALDRARDTGAALAEGLRLGLF, via the coding sequence ATGGATGATGGCCCTCCCGAACCCCGCCTGTTGATCGTCTGGCATAGCCGCACCGGTGCGAGCGCCGCGCTGGCGCATGCGGCAGCAGAGGGCGCGGGCGGGGCGGCATGGTTTGTGTCTGCGGACGAGGCCACGCCTGACATGCTGCTGGCGGCTGATGGCTACATCTTCTGCTGTCCCGAGAATCTCGGCAGCATGAGCGGGCTGATGAAGGAGATGTTCGACCGCGCCTATTACCCCGTGCTGGGCCGGATCGAGGGGCGTCCCTATGCCACGATCATCGCTGCCGGATCGGACGGGGAGGGGGCGCAGCGCCAGATCGATCGGATCGTGACAGGCTGGCGGCTGCGGCGGGTGGCGGAGCCGCTGATCGTCAACCTCGGCGCGCAGACACCCGAAGCCATTGCAGCTCCCAAGCAGGTGGCCCCCGAAGCGCTTGATCGGGCGCGCGACACCGGTGCGGCGCTGGCAGAAGGGTTGAGGCTGGGCCTGTTCTGA
- a CDS encoding sensor histidine kinase, which translates to MGSSQNIPIAGILLAAVTFVALLLLGTDVVIAVCVLTVWVGSLLVAAGRPPEPPKAKVKQPLTLESIGDLIENSSIPLVITERNTIALANSAARKMLGPHVIGQDARVGLRQPEAISLLAENRQGEAIVRGLVRRNDIWQINRQMIDERLAMLEFINQTAEADISRAHTDFVANASHELRTPLAAILGYVETLQEGDGSLETPTARKFLGIIEREAQRLHALVSDLMSLSRVEAEKHDLPTERIDLASLVERAARDAAGPQRLDRLALQLTTEPVVTGDLQQLEQVVRNLVDNALKYGAPDTPVTVVLDLAQGDLARIAVIDQGDGIAPEQIPHLTRRFYRTDPGRSRASGGTGLGLAIVKHIVERHRGRLDITSEVGKGTRVVVRIPLAEAILPVETASSETDDNGPREPESEQLS; encoded by the coding sequence ATGGGCAGCAGCCAGAACATCCCCATCGCCGGCATCCTGCTAGCGGCGGTGACCTTCGTGGCGCTGCTGCTGCTGGGCACGGATGTCGTCATTGCGGTCTGCGTGCTGACGGTATGGGTCGGGTCGCTGCTGGTCGCCGCCGGACGCCCGCCGGAGCCGCCCAAGGCGAAGGTCAAGCAGCCGCTCACGCTCGAATCGATTGGCGACCTGATCGAAAATTCCTCGATCCCGCTGGTCATTACCGAACGTAACACCATTGCCCTTGCCAACAGCGCCGCTCGCAAGATGCTGGGGCCGCATGTGATCGGTCAGGACGCCCGCGTCGGCCTGCGCCAGCCCGAAGCGATCTCTTTGCTGGCCGAAAACCGTCAGGGCGAGGCGATCGTGCGCGGGCTCGTGCGGCGCAATGACATCTGGCAGATCAACCGCCAGATGATCGACGAGCGGCTGGCGATGCTCGAATTCATCAACCAGACCGCCGAGGCTGACATCAGCCGCGCGCATACCGATTTCGTCGCCAATGCCAGCCACGAACTGCGCACGCCGCTGGCCGCGATCCTCGGTTATGTGGAAACCTTGCAGGAAGGCGACGGCAGTCTCGAAACGCCGACCGCGCGCAAGTTTCTCGGCATCATCGAGCGCGAGGCGCAGCGGCTGCACGCGCTGGTCAGCGACCTCATGAGTCTTTCGCGGGTCGAGGCGGAAAAGCACGATCTGCCGACTGAACGCATCGACCTGGCCTCCCTTGTCGAGCGTGCCGCCCGCGATGCCGCCGGGCCGCAGCGGCTCGATCGGCTGGCGCTGCAATTGACCACCGAACCGGTGGTGACCGGCGATCTGCAACAGCTTGAACAGGTGGTGCGCAACCTCGTCGACAATGCGCTGAAATATGGCGCGCCCGATACGCCGGTGACGGTGGTGCTCGATCTGGCGCAGGGCGATTTGGCGCGGATTGCGGTGATCGACCAAGGCGACGGTATCGCGCCCGAACAGATCCCGCACCTCACCCGCCGCTTCTACCGCACCGATCCGGGCCGCAGCCGCGCCTCTGGCGGCACCGGCCTGGGCCTTGCCATCGTCAAGCATATTGTGGAACGCCACCGGGGCCGGCTCGACATCACCAGCGAAGTCGGCAAAGGCACCCGCGTGGTCGTTCGAATTCCGCTCGCCGAAGCCATTTTGCCGGTTGAAACCGCCTCATCGGAGACGGACGATAATGGCCCCCGCGAGCCGGAATCCGAACAACTGTCATAA
- the pstA gene encoding phosphate ABC transporter permease PstA, translating to MSISALPQDATPSAEQLGPTRTPAFEQRLAKRYRAERNFRRIGLGAVVFSVAVLVFLLGNMLMNGVAGFQRAELEVTIDFAASGVKGDAVSLTAPSAVQTLEMQGMPAIVTFFAEQQLGKDAAAQISPEAWRDVAMALTKNPDLITGSDTFYLPTTSALAAGMQGEGSPELQALAARLTDQGKLSRNWDWGFLARSDATSPQSVGIWGALKGSMLTMLVTLVLAFPIGVLSALYLEEYAPRNRWTDIIEVSISNLAAVPSIIFGLLGLSIFLALFPNLRSAPLIGGMTLALMTMPVIVISGRNAIKAVPPSIRDGALAIGASPVQVVFHHVLPLALPGMLTGTIIGMARALGETAPLLLIGMRIFVATPPEGFTSPATVLPMQIFLWSDEIDRGFVERTSAAIIVLLVFLLTMNGLAIYLRNKFEKRW from the coding sequence ATGAGCATTTCCGCCCTTCCTCAGGATGCAACGCCCAGCGCCGAACAGTTGGGCCCCACCCGCACGCCCGCCTTCGAGCAGCGGCTCGCCAAGCGTTACCGGGCGGAACGCAATTTCCGCCGCATCGGGCTTGGCGCGGTGGTGTTCTCGGTCGCGGTCCTGGTGTTCCTGCTCGGCAACATGCTGATGAACGGCGTGGCCGGGTTCCAGCGCGCCGAGCTTGAGGTGACCATCGACTTTGCCGCCAGCGGCGTAAAAGGCGACGCGGTATCACTGACAGCGCCGAGCGCGGTGCAGACCCTCGAAATGCAGGGAATGCCTGCGATCGTCACTTTCTTCGCCGAGCAGCAGCTGGGCAAGGACGCCGCCGCGCAAATCTCGCCCGAGGCGTGGCGCGATGTTGCCATGGCGCTGACCAAGAACCCCGATCTCATCACCGGCAGCGATACCTTCTATCTACCCACCACCTCGGCGCTGGCCGCGGGCATGCAGGGCGAAGGCTCACCGGAATTGCAGGCGCTCGCCGCCAGGCTGACCGATCAGGGCAAGCTTTCGCGCAACTGGGACTGGGGTTTTCTCGCCCGTTCCGACGCGACGAGCCCGCAGTCGGTGGGCATCTGGGGCGCGCTCAAGGGCTCGATGCTGACCATGCTGGTCACGCTGGTGCTGGCTTTCCCCATCGGCGTGCTCTCGGCGCTGTATCTTGAGGAATATGCCCCCCGCAACCGCTGGACCGACATCATCGAAGTGTCGATCAGCAACCTGGCGGCGGTGCCTTCGATCATCTTCGGCCTGCTGGGGCTCTCGATCTTCCTTGCGCTATTCCCCAACCTGCGATCTGCGCCGCTGATCGGGGGCATGACGCTGGCGCTGATGACGATGCCGGTGATCGTGATTTCCGGGCGTAACGCGATCAAGGCGGTGCCGCCTTCGATCCGTGACGGGGCGCTCGCTATCGGGGCCTCGCCCGTGCAAGTTGTGTTCCACCATGTGCTGCCGCTGGCGCTGCCGGGCATGTTGACCGGCACTATCATCGGCATGGCCCGCGCGCTGGGTGAAACCGCGCCGCTGCTGCTGATCGGGATGCGCATCTTCGTTGCCACCCCGCCCGAAGGCTTCACCTCGCCCGCCACCGTTCTGCCGATGCAGATCTTCCTGTGGTCGGACGAGATCGATCGCGGCTTTGTCGAACGCACCAGTGCGGCTATCATCGTGCTGCTGGTGTTCCTGCTGACAATGAACGGCCTCGCCATCTACCTCCGCAACAAGTTCGAGAAACGCTGGTGA
- the recJ gene encoding single-stranded-DNA-specific exonuclease RecJ, with protein MATLPLSSPGFAPVLGVTCSLSGKAWRWRGGNMELDADSAGGPHGLNHSIIDQLLLTRGVAEDDLARHAQPTMRGFLPDPSTFRDMDTAAERLAHSVMTGERVTIYGDYDVDGATSAALLVELLRQLGLEAGYYIPDRLLEGYGPSGEALVKLAENGSQLIVTVDCGAMAHEALGMARDVGVDVIVVDHHKCSADLPPATALVNPNRLDESDLGAAHGHLAAVGVAFLLGIALVRNLRTKGWFAQRREPDLMGLLDLVALGTVADVAALHGLNRAFVAQGLKVLARRERIGMAALMDASRLTRAPQCSDLGFALGPRINAGGRIGESTLGVRLLTTTDPEEARTIAAQLSQLNEERRAIEGEVQEAAEAQLAGQHNMAVQVIAGHGWHPGVIGIVAGRIKEKTGKPAVVIALDDVQGKGSGRSISGVDLGAAIIAAREAGLLVAGGGHAMAAGLTIDPARLADFAGFLDERLARDVERARAGAAMLLDLALAPGGLTPELVEMMEAAGPYGVGWPAPRIAVGPVRIIKADIVGKDHLRLVASGNDGRSFKAIAFRAAETEMAQTLLHRSQGRRFHLAGRAKIDDWGNRPAAELMLEDAAFAD; from the coding sequence ATGGCCACCCTTCCGCTTTCCTCCCCCGGCTTTGCCCCGGTGCTCGGCGTTACCTGCTCGCTTTCGGGAAAGGCATGGCGTTGGCGCGGCGGGAACATGGAGCTGGACGCGGACAGCGCGGGCGGCCCGCATGGGCTCAATCATTCGATCATCGATCAATTGCTGCTGACCCGGGGCGTGGCGGAAGATGATCTGGCACGCCATGCCCAGCCCACCATGCGCGGCTTCCTGCCCGATCCCTCCACTTTCCGCGACATGGATACCGCCGCCGAACGCCTTGCACACAGTGTGATGACCGGCGAGCGGGTGACGATCTACGGCGATTACGATGTCGACGGGGCGACCAGTGCCGCGTTGCTGGTGGAACTGCTGCGCCAGCTGGGTCTGGAGGCGGGTTACTATATCCCCGACCGCTTGCTCGAAGGATATGGTCCGTCGGGAGAGGCGCTGGTCAAACTCGCGGAAAACGGATCGCAGCTGATCGTCACGGTCGATTGCGGCGCGATGGCGCACGAGGCGTTGGGCATGGCGCGCGATGTCGGGGTCGATGTGATCGTGGTCGATCACCACAAATGCTCGGCCGACCTTCCGCCTGCGACCGCACTGGTCAATCCCAACCGCCTCGACGAAAGCGATCTTGGCGCGGCGCATGGCCATCTGGCGGCAGTCGGCGTGGCCTTCCTGCTCGGCATCGCGCTGGTGCGAAACCTGCGCACCAAGGGCTGGTTCGCCCAGCGGCGCGAGCCTGACCTGATGGGCCTGCTCGATCTGGTGGCGCTGGGCACCGTGGCCGATGTCGCCGCGCTGCACGGCCTCAACCGCGCTTTTGTGGCGCAAGGGTTGAAGGTACTCGCCCGGCGCGAACGGATCGGCATGGCGGCGCTGATGGATGCAAGCCGTCTCACCCGCGCGCCGCAATGCAGCGACCTCGGTTTCGCGCTCGGCCCGCGCATCAATGCAGGGGGCCGGATCGGCGAATCGACACTTGGGGTGCGGCTGCTGACCACCACCGATCCCGAAGAAGCGCGCACCATCGCCGCGCAGCTATCGCAACTGAACGAGGAACGCCGCGCCATCGAAGGCGAAGTGCAGGAAGCCGCCGAAGCGCAGCTTGCCGGACAGCACAACATGGCGGTGCAGGTGATCGCCGGGCATGGCTGGCATCCGGGCGTGATCGGGATCGTTGCCGGGCGGATCAAGGAAAAGACCGGCAAGCCTGCGGTGGTCATCGCGCTCGACGATGTGCAGGGCAAAGGCTCTGGCCGGTCGATCAGCGGGGTCGATCTGGGCGCCGCGATCATCGCCGCGCGCGAGGCCGGCTTGCTGGTGGCAGGCGGCGGGCACGCCATGGCGGCGGGGTTGACGATTGATCCGGCGCGGCTCGCGGATTTTGCCGGATTCCTCGACGAACGCCTCGCCCGCGATGTGGAGCGTGCGCGGGCGGGTGCGGCGATGCTGCTCGATCTGGCGCTGGCGCCGGGCGGGCTTACGCCGGAGCTTGTCGAGATGATGGAGGCAGCCGGACCCTACGGCGTGGGCTGGCCTGCGCCGCGGATTGCCGTCGGCCCGGTGCGCATCATCAAGGCGGATATCGTCGGCAAGGACCACCTGCGGCTGGTCGCCAGCGGGAACGACGGGCGCAGCTTCAAGGCGATCGCTTTCCGTGCTGCCGAGACGGAGATGGCGCAGACCCTGCTCCACCGCAGCCAGGGTCGCCGCTTCCACCTCGCCGGACGCGCCAAGATCGATGATTGGGGCAACCGCCCGGCGGCCGAATTGATGCTGGAAGATGCTGCTTTCGCCGATTGA
- the pstC gene encoding phosphate ABC transporter permease subunit PstC, with protein sequence MSPITLILIALGLGLLGWLAGRAKAWSFQTSDAAHRPASRPIYHAWYVALWVVIPVLVFVVAWSVIAPQLVMQTVLASPAAEALPAFGFERDAFLGEARAVALGQAPGVFNDEAEALIAPFRDAFAHYNTIGILVTVLIALAGGALAFLRLRPQFGARTRVERTVMTFLLLASLVAILTTLGIFASLVFETVRFFGMVSPIDFLFGTKWGPDTMSSPEAVDPTRYGAVPLFWGTIFIGAVIAMIVAIPLGLMSAIYLTQYADPRVRTWIKPLLELLAGVPTVVYGYFAALTLAPMIRDAAVAVGITNASTESALAAGIVMGVMIIPFVSSMADDSMAAVPGAMRDGSLAMGATKSETIRRVLFPAALPGIVAGIMLAVSRAIGETMIVVMAASPAANLSLNPLEPMSTVTVQIVKLLTGEQSTDHPATLSAYALGFVLFMVTLALNFIALRVVKRFREAYE encoded by the coding sequence ATGTCGCCGATCACGCTGATCCTGATTGCTCTTGGCCTCGGCCTGCTTGGCTGGCTGGCTGGCCGTGCCAAGGCGTGGAGCTTCCAGACGAGCGATGCGGCACATCGCCCTGCCTCGCGCCCGATCTATCACGCATGGTACGTCGCCCTGTGGGTGGTGATCCCGGTGCTGGTCTTCGTGGTGGCATGGTCGGTGATCGCGCCGCAGCTGGTCATGCAGACCGTGCTCGCCTCCCCCGCAGCAGAAGCGCTGCCCGCTTTCGGGTTTGAACGTGACGCCTTCCTCGGTGAGGCCCGCGCGGTGGCGCTGGGGCAGGCGCCGGGTGTCTTCAATGACGAGGCCGAGGCGCTGATCGCGCCGTTCCGCGATGCCTTTGCCCATTACAACACCATCGGCATCCTCGTCACGGTGCTGATCGCGCTGGCAGGCGGCGCGCTCGCCTTCCTGCGCCTTCGCCCGCAATTCGGCGCACGTACGCGGGTCGAGCGGACGGTGATGACCTTCCTGCTGCTTGCATCGCTGGTGGCGATTCTCACCACGCTCGGCATCTTCGCCAGCCTCGTGTTCGAAACGGTGCGCTTCTTCGGCATGGTCTCGCCGATCGATTTCCTGTTCGGCACCAAGTGGGGGCCGGACACGATGAGCAGCCCCGAGGCGGTCGATCCGACCCGCTATGGCGCGGTGCCGTTGTTCTGGGGGACGATCTTCATCGGCGCGGTGATCGCCATGATCGTCGCCATCCCGCTCGGCCTGATGAGCGCGATCTACCTCACCCAATATGCCGACCCGCGCGTGCGCACCTGGATCAAGCCGCTGCTGGAGCTGCTCGCAGGCGTGCCGACGGTGGTCTATGGCTATTTCGCCGCGCTCACCCTCGCCCCGATGATCCGCGATGCCGCCGTGGCGGTGGGCATCACCAACGCCTCGACAGAGAGCGCGCTGGCGGCGGGCATCGTGATGGGGGTGATGATCATCCCCTTCGTCTCCTCGATGGCGGACGATTCGATGGCGGCTGTTCCCGGCGCGATGCGTGACGGCAGCCTTGCGATGGGCGCGACCAAGTCCGAGACGATCCGCCGCGTGCTGTTTCCGGCCGCGCTGCCCGGGATTGTGGCCGGGATTATGCTGGCAGTCAGCCGCGCGATTGGCGAGACCATGATCGTGGTGATGGCCGCGTCTCCCGCCGCCAATCTCTCCCTCAATCCGCTTGAGCCGATGTCGACCGTTACGGTGCAGATCGTCAAGCTGCTGACCGGCGAACAGAGCACCGATCACCCCGCAACGCTCAGCGCCTATGCGCTCGGCTTCGTGCTGTTCATGGTGACGCTGGCGCTCAACTTCATCGCCCTGCGCGTCGTCAAGCGTTTCCGCGAGGCTTACGAATGA
- the phoU gene encoding phosphate signaling complex protein PhoU, which produces MAEHTVKAFDEDITRLRGLIAEMGGLAEVAIAESLDALVRGDEALAEQVVLRDKRMDALEMEVDKLAVRIIALRAPMADDLREVIAALKIAGVLERIGDYSKNIAKRTGMIEGRARFEPLTLLPTMGELAGEMVHDVLTAYAARDPDLAREVIATDAKVDGFYNSIFRNLVSYMVENPSTISSAAQLLFVARNIERIGDHATNVAEMVHFAATGVYPPEGDR; this is translated from the coding sequence ATGGCTGAACATACCGTCAAGGCATTCGATGAGGACATCACCCGGCTGCGCGGGTTGATTGCGGAGATGGGCGGCCTCGCCGAAGTCGCGATCGCCGAATCGCTCGACGCGCTGGTGCGCGGGGACGAGGCACTGGCCGAACAGGTGGTGCTGCGCGACAAGCGCATGGACGCGCTCGAAATGGAGGTCGACAAGCTCGCGGTGCGGATCATCGCCCTGCGCGCGCCGATGGCCGATGACCTTCGCGAAGTGATCGCCGCGCTGAAAATCGCTGGCGTGCTGGAACGGATCGGCGATTATTCCAAGAACATCGCCAAGCGCACCGGCATGATCGAAGGCCGCGCCCGGTTCGAACCGCTGACGCTGCTGCCCACCATGGGCGAGTTGGCGGGCGAGATGGTGCACGACGTGCTGACCGCCTATGCCGCGCGCGATCCCGATCTGGCGCGTGAGGTGATTGCAACCGATGCCAAGGTGGACGGGTTCTACAACTCGATTTTCCGCAATCTGGTCAGCTACATGGTCGAGAATCCTTCGACCATTTCGAGCGCGGCACAACTGCTGTTTGTCGCCCGCAATATCGAACGCATCGGCGACCATGCGACCAACGTGGCCGAGATGGTGCACTTCGCGGCCACCGGCGTCTATCCGCCCGAAGGCGACCGTTGA